GAAAACGGGGCTTTCACGAGTTTAAAACTACCGAACGTACTGCCTCACCCAGCATACGGCGTCCGCCAGGACGCCGTTTCCAGCGGAGGCGGTGTAGACGGGCGTAGGCCTGCCTCACCCAGCATACGGCGTCCGCCAGGACGCCGTTTCCAGCGGAGGCGGTGTAGACGGGCGTAGGACTGCCTCACGCAGCATACGGCGTCCACCAGGACGCCGTTTCCGTGGATGCACTCAGAAGGACGCTTTCTGCAGTCGGTCAGTCGTGCTCGGCGAGGCGGTCGTCGGGGGCGTCTTCGGGGTCGACGACGCGCTTGCCGGTGTCGGCGGGGAGGACGACGCGGTCGGGGTCGGCCCACTCGCGGTCGAGTTCGCGGCCGTCGAAGAGGCGGTCGAGGAAGACGGCGAGGCCGGCGACCTCGCTGTGGGGCTGGTTGGTGACGCCGACGTTGTAGTCGGCGTGCTCGTAGACGTCGAAGGGCACCTTCTCGCTGCCGACGACGACGAGAAGCGGGGCGTCCTCGTGGGCGGCCCTCACGTCGTCCTGGACGTCCTGGACGCGTTCGCCGTACATCGTGAGGTGAACGACGGTGCCGTCGAAGTCGCGGACGAACGCCTTCGGCGTGCTCGTGCGTTCGATCTCGAACGGCCCGCCGAAGCGCTCCGTGATGTCGGCGACGGTCTCGTGGGCCTGGGCGGCGTTGTCGGGGAAGACGACGCGGTCCGCGCCGAGCGCGCGCGCCGTCAAGCCGACGTGCGTCGTCATCCGGTCGTCGCGGCCGGGTCGATGCCCGAACCGACAGACGACGACCTCGGGTTCGCCGTGCATGCACGCTGGTTCGCCGGGCGGTCGTAAGCGGGTTACGCTTCCGCGTTCGACTGGCGTCCGCGTTTGCGTTCCGCCCGTCCCACCCCGGGTCGTGACCGCACACTTTTAAGTCGAGAGCCGGAAAGGCGGGGCATGACACGACCCGAAGCCGTCGCTGGCGTCGGCGACGCCGACCTCGACGGCACCACCGCCTTCGTGACTGGCGCCACCCACGGCGTCGGCCGCGAGACCGCGCTGGCGCTCGGGCGACTCGGCGCGCGCGTCCTCGTCCACGGCCGCGACCGGACCGCCGGGCGCGCGCTCGCGAACGAACTCCGCGAACTCGACGCCGAGCCCGTGTTCGTCCGCGCGGACTTCGCCGACCCCGACGCTCCCGGCGAGCTCGCCGACGCCGTCGCCGAGCGCGTCGACGAACTCGACGTCCTCGTGAACAACGCCGGCGCGCACTTCGACGGCCCGAGCCTCGTCGACGGCGTCGAACGGACGTTCCGCGTCAACCACCTCGCGCCGTTCGAACTGACGCGGGAACTCCTCCCGGACCTGTCCAGCGGCGGCCGCGTCGTCACCGTCGCCAGCGCCATCCACGAACGCGCCACCGCCGCCGACCTCGAGATCGACGCCGTCACCGACGTCGACGACTACGACGGCTTCCGGGCGTACGCGCGCTCGAAGCTCGCGAACGTCCTCTTCTCGCGCGAACTCGCCGC
Above is a genomic segment from Halorubellus sp. JP-L1 containing:
- a CDS encoding tRNA (cytidine(56)-2'-O)-methyltransferase; this encodes MHGEPEVVVCRFGHRPGRDDRMTTHVGLTARALGADRVVFPDNAAQAHETVADITERFGGPFEIERTSTPKAFVRDFDGTVVHLTMYGERVQDVQDDVRAAHEDAPLLVVVGSEKVPFDVYEHADYNVGVTNQPHSEVAGLAVFLDRLFDGRELDREWADPDRVVLPADTGKRVVDPEDAPDDRLAEHD
- a CDS encoding SDR family NAD(P)-dependent oxidoreductase; this translates as MTRPEAVAGVGDADLDGTTAFVTGATHGVGRETALALGRLGARVLVHGRDRTAGRALANELRELDAEPVFVRADFADPDAPGELADAVAERVDELDVLVNNAGAHFDGPSLVDGVERTFRVNHLAPFELTRELLPDLSSGGRVVTVASAIHERATAADLEIDAVTDVDDYDGFRAYARSKLANVLFSRELAARHPDKLVNCLHPGFVPGSELWREASLPVSVLMRGLSVLPAFVLERIVDTPRTAAATSVYLAAADDYDVTGEYFSNCSPKMPSEAARDDALAAELWARTESLVADPPTVPAED